In Carya illinoinensis cultivar Pawnee chromosome 9, C.illinoinensisPawnee_v1, whole genome shotgun sequence, the following are encoded in one genomic region:
- the LOC122276986 gene encoding uncharacterized protein LOC122276986: MGIGVIIRDCNGDVFATKCTKRTYSCHAFVAECTALWEAMALCEDLGLRGVMFEGDAKCVIDAVKKYEEDDSKFGHLVEGLQQKLKTYNRWEVGFVHRMGNEVAHQLAKMAMFEDDDMYWIEEGPELISNQLLIDKMYTDTRWI, encoded by the coding sequence ATGGGAATTGGGGTTATTATAAGGGACTGTAATGGAGATGTTTTTGCTACAAAGTGTACTAAAAGGACATACAGTTGCCATGCTTTTGTTGCAGAATGCACTGCTCTTTGGGAAGCTATGGCTTTGTGCGAGGATTTGGGATTAAGAGGTGTGATGTTTGAAGGGGATGCCAAGTGTGTTATAGATGCGGTGAAGAAATATGAGGAGGATGATTCAAAGTTTGGACACTTGGTGGAAGGCCTGCAGCAGAAGCTGAAAACTTATAACAGGTGGGAGGTGGGTTTTGTACATAGGATGGGTAATGAGGTAGCTCATCAATTGGCTAAAATGGCTATGTTTGAGGATGATGATATGTATTGGATAGAGGAGGGACCAGAGTTGATTTCTAACCAGTTACTCATAGACAAAATGTATACTGATACAAGGTGGATATGA
- the LOC122276987 gene encoding uncharacterized mitochondrial protein AtMg00810-like, with protein sequence MGFQQSTANYSLFTKTGGSSFIALHVYVDDILIASNDTKFVELLKSLFNEKFKLKDLSKLKYFLSLEVAWSPTGISLYQRKYSLKIFQDAGFLTSKPIAFSMEQNIKLSKDVGDLLLAPTVYRRLVTRLLYLTLTRPDLCYSVNRRSKYMAQPRQPHLQAAYRILQYVKGTPGHDLFFPTTNTLSFKVFADSDWSSCLDSRRSTSGYCVFLGDSLVSWKTKKHTTVSRSFAEAKYRSMASTTCDIIWFLII encoded by the coding sequence ATGGGTTTTCAACAATCCACAGCTAATTATTCTCTTTTTACTAAGACTGGGGGTTCATCTTTCATTGCCCTTCatgtctatgttgatgatattcttaTAGCTAGTAATGATACGAAATTTGTTGAGCTTTTAAAGTCCTTGTTTAATGAGAAGTTTAAGCTCAAGGACCTTAGTAAGCTCAAATATTTCCTTAGTTTGGAAGTGGCATGGTCTCCTACTGGTATTTCTTTATATCAGAGAAAATATTCCTTGAAGATTTTTCAAGATGCTGGTTTCCTTACTTCTAAACCTATTGCCTTTTCTatggaacaaaatattaaattgaGTAAGGATGTGGGGGACTTGTTGCTTGCTCCTACAGTTTATAGAAGACTTGTAACTCGACTTCTTTACCTCACATTAACTCGGCCAGATTTGTGTTATTCTGTCAATAGACGTAGCAAATATATGGCTCAGCCTAGACAGCCTCATTTACAAGCAGCCTATAGAATTTTACAATATGTCAAAGGCACTCCTGGTCATGATCTTTTCTTTCCAACTACCAATACATTATCTTTTAAAGTTTTTGCTGATTCTGATTGGTCTTCTTGTCTCGACAGTAGGAGATCTACAAGTGGTTATTGTGTTTTTCTTGGGGATTCTTTGGTTTCCTGGAAGACCAAGAAACATACCACTGTTTCTAGATCTTTTGCAGAGGCTAAGTATAGATCAATGGCTTCTACCACTTGTGATATCATTTGGTTTCTCATTATCTGA